A stretch of the Deinococcus sp. KSM4-11 genome encodes the following:
- a CDS encoding PHP-associated domain-containing protein — protein MLGRPPHTIRGIQNNIVWRQGVQVMRVDLHCHTAVSHDCRTALRDIPGWMLRTNTRVIAVTDHDQQRGGPELRAIIADMGLDDKLSVVPGEEITTSEGELIGLFVTERIPPKLTPEETVREIKAQGGLVMLQHGFDPLKRYRLRPEATLRIADDIDIVETFNSRLSQHRWNHTAAEWARARKLPICAGSDAHTLRDIGEAWVETPFRLVDSPATLLRALREGTVAGKWTHPVYAYGRKQWRFFNQQFRRD, from the coding sequence CTGCTGGGACGGCCGCCACACACCATCCGGGGTATCCAGAACAACATCGTGTGGCGGCAGGGCGTGCAGGTCATGCGGGTGGACCTGCACTGCCACACGGCAGTCAGCCACGACTGCCGCACGGCGCTGCGCGACATTCCCGGCTGGATGCTGCGCACGAACACCCGCGTGATCGCGGTCACGGATCACGACCAGCAGCGCGGCGGCCCGGAACTCCGGGCGATCATCGCGGACATGGGCCTGGATGACAAGCTCAGCGTCGTGCCTGGCGAGGAGATCACGACCAGCGAGGGTGAACTCATCGGGCTGTTCGTCACCGAGCGCATTCCGCCGAAACTCACGCCGGAAGAGACCGTGCGCGAGATCAAGGCGCAGGGCGGGCTGGTCATGCTCCAGCACGGCTTCGATCCTCTCAAGCGCTACCGCCTGCGCCCGGAGGCGACGCTGCGGATCGCGGACGACATCGACATCGTGGAGACTTTCAACTCGCGCCTGTCGCAGCACCGCTGGAACCACACGGCAGCCGAGTGGGCGCGGGCCCGCAAGCTGCCCATCTGCGCCGGCAGCGACGCGCATACCCTGCGCGATATCGGCGAGGCCTGGGTGGAAACGCCCTTCCGGCTCGTGGACTCGCCCGCCACGCTCCTCAGGGCCCTGCGCGAGGGCACGGTCGCGGGCAAGTGGACTCATCCCGTGTACGCTTACGGGCGAAAACAGTGGCGCTTCTTCAACCAGCAGTTCCGGCGCGATTGA
- a CDS encoding diacylglycerol kinase family protein, with protein MTLHDAAPEAIPESRVPGTDAPASTEATLIYNTNAGGSERSSPDHLVEALHQLGYHPVYRATDSEADLVHALREVEGTVFVAGGDGTIRAATLHLAGREGVVLGIIPMGTANNIGRTLGIQGDPLDVIAGYRGAQVQPFDLGRVTAPWGEDVFLEAFGCGAFAEVLAEYNPDDGKSPLRAVQALGTALSAFDPTPIVLTLDGTPEPDETPYALLEILNTRATGPRLRLATTADTSDGLLDVIRIDAAHRDGMLTYLAALARDDFEALPSVLSGRAQVIEIPYHGQAFHVDGEVHAPEQGAVGSIRVECWAGALRVLVPGTPVDAVATPSQGTTL; from the coding sequence ATGACCCTGCACGACGCCGCCCCCGAGGCCATCCCAGAGTCCCGTGTGCCCGGCACGGACGCGCCGGCCAGCACCGAGGCCACGCTGATCTACAACACCAACGCGGGTGGCAGTGAGCGCAGCAGCCCGGATCATCTGGTGGAGGCGCTGCACCAGCTCGGCTACCACCCCGTGTACCGCGCGACGGACTCCGAGGCGGATCTCGTGCACGCGCTGCGAGAGGTCGAGGGCACGGTGTTCGTGGCCGGCGGCGACGGCACCATCCGCGCCGCGACCCTGCACCTCGCCGGGCGGGAGGGTGTGGTTCTGGGCATCATTCCCATGGGCACCGCGAACAACATCGGCCGCACCCTGGGAATTCAGGGCGATCCGCTGGACGTGATCGCCGGCTACCGGGGCGCGCAGGTGCAGCCCTTCGACCTGGGCCGCGTGACCGCCCCGTGGGGCGAGGATGTGTTCCTGGAGGCCTTCGGCTGCGGGGCCTTCGCAGAGGTGCTCGCGGAGTACAACCCGGACGACGGCAAGAGTCCGCTGCGGGCCGTGCAGGCGCTGGGCACGGCCCTCTCGGCCTTCGATCCCACGCCCATCGTCCTCACGCTGGACGGCACGCCGGAACCGGACGAGACGCCGTACGCCCTGCTGGAAATCCTGAACACGCGCGCGACCGGCCCCCGCCTGCGCCTGGCGACGACTGCCGACACGTCCGACGGCCTGCTGGACGTGATCCGCATCGACGCCGCCCACCGGGACGGCATGCTCACGTACCTGGCAGCGCTGGCCCGCGACGACTTCGAGGCGTTGCCCAGCGTGCTCAGTGGCCGCGCGCAGGTGATCGAGATTCCCTACCACGGGCAGGCCTTCCACGTCGACGGCGAGGTGCACGCCCCCGAACAGGGCGCGGTCGGCTCCATCCGCGTCGAGTGCTGGGCGGGCGCGCTCCGGGTACTCGTGCCCGGTACGCCCGTGGACGCCGTGGCCACCCCATCCCAGGGAACGACTCTATGA
- a CDS encoding diacylglycerol kinase family protein: protein MTSAARPATLVYNAGGGSSHRAPLEAVMAALQDAGYDARHLATHSADDVPRVLSGVTGPVFVAGGDGTFRCVALALAGRLDVTLGVIPLGTSNNIAGTLGLRGAPLDIVRSYAGAQGTPFDAGRVTAPWGTDLFFEACGCGVFADILHAYDPDAPKSPLRAVQALLDTLPNFTPTDLDVTLDGQLHPGPALALLEVMNIQCTGNSMRLAPDAHPGDGRLNLIRVNGEQRDSLLAYGSALLRGQFDTLPSVTAHDLSTVSIPYAGQVFHVDGETRPAGTPGGSVDIEVWPGALSVLLPPA, encoded by the coding sequence ATGACGTCCGCCGCCCGGCCCGCCACGCTGGTCTACAACGCCGGTGGCGGCAGTAGCCACCGCGCCCCGCTGGAGGCGGTCATGGCCGCGTTGCAGGACGCCGGGTATGACGCCCGCCACCTTGCCACCCACAGCGCGGACGACGTGCCCCGCGTGCTGAGCGGTGTGACGGGCCCCGTGTTCGTGGCGGGCGGCGACGGCACCTTCCGCTGCGTCGCACTGGCCCTGGCCGGACGGCTGGACGTGACCCTGGGCGTGATTCCGCTGGGCACGTCGAACAACATCGCGGGCACGCTGGGCCTGCGGGGCGCTCCGCTGGACATTGTCCGCTCGTACGCGGGAGCGCAGGGCACGCCCTTCGACGCGGGCCGCGTGACCGCTCCGTGGGGCACGGATCTGTTCTTCGAGGCCTGCGGTTGCGGCGTGTTCGCGGACATCCTGCACGCCTACGACCCGGACGCGCCCAAGAGTCCGCTGCGGGCCGTGCAGGCGCTGCTGGACACCCTGCCGAACTTCACGCCCACCGACCTGGACGTGACGCTGGACGGACAGCTGCACCCCGGCCCCGCGCTGGCCCTGCTGGAGGTCATGAACATCCAATGCACCGGCAACTCCATGCGGCTCGCGCCGGACGCGCACCCCGGCGACGGCCGCCTGAACCTGATCCGCGTGAACGGCGAGCAGCGCGACAGTCTGCTGGCCTACGGCTCGGCCCTGCTGCGCGGCCAGTTCGACACGTTGCCCAGCGTCACCGCGCACGACCTGAGCACCGTGAGCATTCCCTATGCCGGTCAGGTGTTCCACGTAGATGGCGAGACCCGCCCAGCGGGGACGCCCGGCGGCAGCGTGGATATCGAGGTGTGGCCCGGCGCCCTGAGCGTGCTGCTTCCGCCCGCATGA
- a CDS encoding phosphatase PAP2 family protein — MSRATLTGGVIALLLLALLTVAVRSGHPLAFDRPLSVWLHGQATPPDVTGADILNVTGTLAVVVPATLITAAVFAARQRPRHALTVLGGMTATLAAQLALNAAVHRPRPTLYPHLVAAPGLSYPSGHTALAAALGTLAAVLAWRTRWRWPTVILALGYAVAMGTARVLLGVHNPSDVLAGWLLGSSMGLLAAWMGERVRHRRRATRPHR; from the coding sequence ATGAGCCGCGCCACCCTGACGGGCGGCGTGATTGCCCTGCTGCTGCTCGCGCTGCTCACGGTCGCGGTGAGGTCGGGCCACCCGCTCGCCTTCGACCGGCCCCTGAGCGTGTGGCTGCACGGGCAGGCCACGCCGCCGGACGTGACCGGCGCAGACATCCTGAACGTGACCGGCACCCTGGCGGTGGTGGTGCCCGCCACGCTGATAACGGCCGCAGTGTTCGCCGCCCGGCAGCGGCCCCGACACGCGCTGACGGTACTGGGCGGCATGACCGCCACCCTGGCCGCGCAGCTCGCCCTGAACGCCGCCGTCCACCGGCCCCGGCCCACGCTGTACCCGCATCTGGTCGCCGCGCCCGGCCTGTCATACCCCAGCGGGCACACGGCCCTGGCCGCCGCACTGGGCACGCTCGCCGCTGTCCTCGCGTGGCGCACCCGCTGGCGCTGGCCCACCGTGATCCTCGCCCTCGGGTACGCCGTGGCGATGGGCACCGCCCGCGTGCTCCTGGGCGTTCACAATCCCAGCGACGTGCTGGCCGGGTGGCTGCTGGGCAGCAGCATGGGGCTGCTGGCGGCGTGGATGGGGGAGAGGGTACGGCACAGACGCAGAGCAACCCGGCCGCACCGGTAG
- a CDS encoding SDR family oxidoreductase: protein MTTSISSKVVLITGASSGIGLAAAEAFAAQGAKVALAARSEDKLRELAARLPDALAVPTDMLDEASVARMVAQTHAHYGRIDVLVNNAGRGMHVPVAQAGLAEYRELLELNVVSVLNAMQQVLPIMTAQGSGSIVNISSGTTKMLVPGLAPYSSTKHALNNLTLIAREEFRPLGITVSLVHPGMTATDFGYNSVASDPKRAAAYVQGDSAEYVGGLIVQAVQSGEAEVYAESVRKRLKPA from the coding sequence GTGACTACTTCCATATCCAGTAAAGTCGTCCTCATCACCGGCGCGTCCTCGGGCATCGGTCTCGCGGCGGCGGAGGCGTTCGCGGCGCAGGGGGCGAAGGTGGCGCTGGCCGCCCGCTCCGAGGACAAACTGCGCGAACTGGCCGCCCGGCTGCCGGACGCGCTGGCCGTGCCCACGGACATGCTCGACGAGGCGTCGGTGGCTCGCATGGTGGCGCAGACGCACGCGCACTACGGGCGCATTGACGTGCTGGTGAACAACGCGGGCCGGGGCATGCACGTGCCGGTGGCGCAGGCGGGGCTGGCCGAATACCGCGAACTGCTGGAACTGAACGTGGTGAGCGTGCTGAACGCCATGCAGCAGGTGCTGCCGATCATGACCGCGCAGGGGTCGGGCAGCATCGTGAACATCAGTTCCGGCACGACCAAGATGCTGGTGCCGGGGCTCGCGCCGTACTCCAGTACCAAGCACGCGCTGAACAACCTGACCCTGATCGCCCGCGAGGAATTCCGCCCGCTGGGGATCACGGTCAGTCTGGTGCATCCGGGCATGACGGCCACGGACTTCGGATACAACTCCGTGGCCAGCGACCCGAAACGCGCGGCGGCCTACGTGCAGGGCGACAGTGCCGAGTATGTGGGCGGCCTGATCGTGCAGGCCGTACAGAGTGGCGAGGCCGAGGTGTACGCCGAGAGCGTGCGGAAACGGCTGAAACCGGCGTAA
- a CDS encoding ATP-dependent endonuclease: MIKKLTIKNFKGIEALSIELQSLNILIGSNNSGKTSIMQAVHMSTALMQSIELTDRLKKIPASASASTSTISPNQILYTPFEDIEYFAHNGNLTQTSGFEVGFEFSNSTVLTIGVKKGKNKNLVVSHNNLIRARELADIDHPFSIFVPGLAGISKNEQLESLGVIRRALARGDANLVFRNVLFKLNSDKIAWQSFQDSLKLIFPDHNIKFKFDENIDEHIEVYVERPNGKLPIDAMGTGFLQVTQILSYSYLFKPKVLLLDEPDSHVHPDNQRRISKFLESVDIQTIVSTHSRHILDAATKNTKKIWIKNGEALIFTDNLDILLDLGAIDSAEGLLSNKGIKYIIFTEDSDTSFLKTLLSSHIESEVFSIWSYKGSSRIDTAIAMAKVIHSISKTVKVILHRDRDCLSPEYFDDQSKRLKNNSIDLFVTKGSDIESYFTLEDYLKSINIGNESDVLNSIHNVNSSDAKIDEMRQIYRRKLDDARG, translated from the coding sequence ATGATCAAAAAGCTCACTATCAAGAATTTTAAGGGGATTGAAGCTCTCTCAATAGAGCTTCAATCCCTAAATATATTAATTGGTTCCAACAATTCGGGCAAGACATCCATAATGCAAGCTGTACACATGTCAACTGCTCTTATGCAAAGCATAGAACTTACTGATAGGCTTAAGAAGATTCCCGCCAGCGCTTCGGCATCTACTTCAACTATATCACCCAATCAAATTTTATATACTCCCTTTGAAGACATTGAGTATTTTGCTCACAATGGAAATTTGACACAGACAAGTGGTTTTGAAGTCGGATTTGAATTCTCAAACAGTACAGTTCTGACCATTGGAGTTAAAAAGGGTAAGAATAAAAATCTTGTAGTATCTCACAACAACCTCATTAGGGCCAGGGAGTTGGCCGATATAGATCATCCATTTAGTATTTTTGTGCCAGGTTTAGCAGGAATCTCAAAAAACGAACAGCTGGAATCCCTAGGTGTCATAAGACGTGCGCTAGCACGCGGAGACGCTAACTTAGTTTTTAGAAATGTACTCTTTAAACTGAACTCAGATAAAATTGCATGGCAGAGCTTTCAAGACTCCCTCAAGCTGATCTTTCCAGATCACAATATCAAGTTCAAATTTGACGAGAACATAGACGAGCATATTGAGGTATATGTAGAAAGGCCAAATGGAAAGCTCCCAATTGATGCCATGGGAACAGGCTTTTTACAGGTTACCCAGATCCTTTCTTATTCATATCTGTTTAAGCCAAAGGTTTTACTGCTCGATGAACCGGACTCTCATGTCCATCCCGATAATCAGAGAAGGATATCGAAATTTTTAGAAAGCGTCGACATTCAGACAATTGTGTCTACTCATTCAAGGCACATTTTGGATGCCGCTACAAAAAACACGAAAAAGATTTGGATTAAGAACGGAGAGGCCCTAATTTTCACAGACAATTTAGATATTTTGCTAGACTTAGGTGCTATAGATTCAGCGGAGGGACTACTCTCCAATAAAGGAATTAAATACATCATTTTCACAGAGGATAGCGACACCTCCTTCCTGAAGACACTCTTAAGTTCCCATATAGAGTCAGAAGTGTTCAGCATTTGGTCCTACAAGGGCAGCTCAAGGATTGACACTGCCATAGCTATGGCGAAAGTTATTCACAGCATCTCCAAAACTGTCAAGGTAATTTTGCATAGAGATAGAGATTGCCTGAGTCCGGAATACTTCGACGATCAATCCAAAAGACTCAAAAACAATTCGATTGATCTTTTCGTCACGAAAGGGTCTGACATAGAGTCATATTTTACCCTAGAAGATTACTTGAAATCAATCAATATTGGAAATGAATCTGACGTTTTAAATTCAATCCATAATGTGAATTCATCCGACGCCAAAATAGATGAAATGAGACAGATATATCGAAGAAAGCTAGATGACGCGCGCGGATAG
- a CDS encoding adenosylcobalamin-dependent ribonucleoside-diphosphate reductase — protein sequence MTTLSDKPAQTLTNFDENAHHIAKRQYLQAGDGDLSGMFWRIANWVAGAETESTRTQWAQAYYDLMAEKKFCPGGRVLAGAGTQHGNVLNCFVQGATEHDPSTFEGVMEVAKKLALVTKVGGGNGVNLDVYTPRGAGSRPDAGVRGWAYMPASHADVQDFIEGLMRPPTQPDGDKQPVAVRNWTRVVYGQVIRPELVALARANGVSVVRALPEGVQAVPDDMGGIIDAARKVAEDAKLGLEPRIDLSQMRPEGAPIKGSGGTSSGPVSFLMEIFDNFLEWSNRGAEQAGPINTLRFVYAPVLRVVRQGGTRRGAGMATISIEHPDVLDFLTAKDLDREASEGDISTFNISILVTEKFWDTLQRDALWHIAAQEVPGKYHLLPQDGAYTGTLPELGDREEDGARGVPLYREAQPGLFDPADERPGIPAKWLWDQIAQHAWSTGEPGLIFSDRVNEFSALKNLGKRYEIRSTNPCGEIPLTVGEPCDLGAINLAAYVKGSDFDYAGFRADVRTCVRFLDDVLDVNVFALEDNRVASQDLRRLGLGVMGLADALIKMGLRYDNAAGRAAIYEIMSALREEAVAESERLAVDRGVYPVYERNSGKIPHEPRRNVAVLTVAPTGTTSMLMGVSSGIEPVFSPFIWRKIGSEYRALLAPLFVELLETYPAPAGMAVDGKWDWDKVTEAVSENHGSVVGLNFIPEALQSVFVCAHDIKPVDHVRMQGTVQMAFDAEGLAANSLSKTINLPNNATVQDVQDAYTEAYKTGCKGITVYRDGSRQFQVLSTSKKKDKKAEETPVQAAAEVMGEKAESTEPKVESKPAAVAALPQAPAAQAPKAPVYERPARLAGITDMVKLTDPTSGHRRSFLVTVNHLNGKPVEVMVISGRAGDEANADSEALGRVVSIALQHGVPASALIKTMRGINGGLYGSYNGRLVGSKADLIAVALETFQKDMEAAQLPPLAGASSAPAPASAPTGVSVSSMDGMSRERCPVCEEKAVIREEGCLKCQACGYSKCG from the coding sequence ATGACCACCCTGTCCGACAAGCCCGCGCAGACCCTCACGAACTTCGATGAGAACGCCCACCATATTGCCAAGCGGCAGTACCTCCAGGCGGGCGACGGAGACCTGAGCGGCATGTTCTGGCGGATTGCGAACTGGGTGGCGGGCGCGGAGACCGAGAGTACGCGCACACAGTGGGCACAGGCGTACTACGACCTGATGGCCGAGAAGAAGTTCTGCCCCGGCGGCCGCGTGCTGGCGGGCGCGGGTACCCAGCACGGCAACGTCCTGAACTGCTTCGTACAGGGCGCCACCGAACACGATCCCAGCACCTTCGAGGGCGTGATGGAGGTCGCGAAGAAGCTCGCGCTGGTCACCAAGGTCGGCGGCGGCAACGGCGTGAACCTCGACGTGTACACCCCGCGCGGCGCGGGCAGCCGCCCGGACGCCGGGGTGCGCGGCTGGGCCTACATGCCCGCGAGCCACGCCGACGTGCAGGACTTCATCGAAGGGCTCATGCGCCCACCCACGCAGCCCGACGGCGACAAACAGCCGGTCGCGGTGCGCAACTGGACGCGCGTGGTGTACGGGCAGGTCATCCGGCCGGAACTGGTGGCGCTGGCCCGCGCGAACGGCGTGTCCGTGGTGCGGGCCCTGCCCGAGGGCGTGCAGGCCGTGCCGGACGACATGGGCGGCATCATCGACGCGGCGCGCAAGGTCGCGGAAGACGCCAAGCTGGGCCTGGAACCCCGCATCGATCTGAGCCAGATGCGACCGGAGGGGGCGCCGATCAAGGGCTCCGGCGGCACCAGCAGCGGCCCGGTGTCGTTCCTGATGGAGATCTTCGACAACTTCCTGGAATGGAGCAACCGGGGCGCGGAGCAGGCCGGCCCCATCAACACCCTGCGCTTTGTGTACGCCCCGGTGCTGCGCGTGGTGCGCCAGGGCGGCACGCGGCGCGGCGCGGGCATGGCCACCATTTCCATCGAGCACCCGGACGTGCTGGACTTCCTGACCGCCAAGGACCTCGACCGCGAGGCCAGCGAGGGGGACATCAGCACCTTCAACATCTCGATCCTGGTCACGGAGAAGTTCTGGGACACCCTCCAGCGCGACGCGCTGTGGCACATCGCCGCGCAGGAAGTGCCGGGCAAGTACCACCTGCTGCCCCAGGACGGCGCGTACACCGGCACCCTGCCCGAGCTGGGCGACCGCGAGGAAGACGGCGCGCGCGGCGTGCCCCTGTACCGTGAGGCGCAGCCCGGCCTGTTCGACCCCGCCGACGAGCGCCCCGGCATTCCCGCCAAGTGGCTGTGGGATCAGATCGCGCAGCACGCGTGGAGCACCGGCGAACCCGGCCTGATCTTCAGCGACCGCGTGAACGAGTTCAGCGCCCTGAAGAACCTCGGGAAGCGCTACGAGATCCGCAGCACCAACCCCTGCGGCGAGATTCCCCTGACGGTCGGCGAGCCCTGCGACCTGGGCGCCATCAACCTCGCGGCGTACGTGAAGGGCAGCGACTTCGACTACGCGGGCTTCCGCGCCGACGTGCGAACCTGCGTGCGCTTCCTGGACGACGTGCTGGACGTGAACGTGTTCGCGCTGGAGGACAACCGCGTGGCCTCGCAGGACCTGCGCCGCCTGGGCCTGGGCGTGATGGGCCTCGCGGACGCGCTGATCAAGATGGGCCTGCGCTACGACAACGCCGCCGGCCGCGCCGCCATCTACGAGATCATGAGCGCCCTGCGCGAAGAAGCGGTGGCCGAGAGTGAGCGCCTCGCCGTGGACCGCGGCGTGTACCCCGTATACGAGCGCAACAGCGGCAAGATCCCCCACGAGCCGCGCCGCAACGTGGCCGTGCTGACCGTCGCCCCCACCGGCACCACCAGCATGCTGATGGGCGTGAGCAGCGGCATCGAACCCGTGTTCAGCCCCTTCATCTGGCGCAAGATCGGCAGCGAGTACCGCGCCCTGCTGGCCCCGCTGTTCGTGGAACTGCTCGAAACCTACCCCGCCCCGGCCGGAATGGCCGTGGACGGCAAGTGGGACTGGGACAAGGTCACGGAAGCTGTATCCGAGAATCACGGCAGCGTGGTCGGCCTGAACTTCATCCCCGAAGCGCTCCAGAGCGTGTTCGTGTGCGCCCACGACATCAAGCCCGTCGATCACGTGCGGATGCAGGGCACCGTGCAGATGGCCTTCGACGCCGAGGGCCTCGCCGCCAACAGCCTGAGCAAGACCATCAACCTGCCCAACAACGCCACCGTGCAGGACGTACAGGACGCCTACACCGAGGCGTACAAGACCGGCTGCAAGGGCATCACCGTGTACCGCGACGGCAGCCGCCAGTTCCAGGTGCTGAGCACCAGCAAGAAGAAGGACAAGAAGGCCGAGGAAACGCCCGTGCAGGCCGCCGCCGAGGTCATGGGCGAGAAGGCCGAGAGCACCGAGCCGAAGGTCGAGAGCAAGCCCGCCGCCGTGGCCGCGCTGCCGCAGGCGCCCGCCGCCCAGGCCCCCAAGGCCCCGGTGTACGAACGGCCCGCCCGCCTCGCCGGAATCACCGACATGGTCAAGCTCACGGACCCCACCAGCGGGCACCGGCGCTCGTTCCTGGTCACGGTCAACCACCTGAACGGCAAGCCTGTGGAAGTCATGGTCATCTCTGGTCGTGCGGGCGATGAAGCCAACGCCGACAGCGAAGCGCTGGGCCGCGTCGTGTCCATTGCCCTCCAGCACGGCGTTCCGGCCAGCGCCCTGATCAAGACCATGCGCGGCATCAACGGCGGACTGTACGGCAGCTACAACGGTCGCCTCGTCGGTAGCAAGGCTGACCTGATCGCGGTCGCACTGGAGACCTTCCAGAAGGACATGGAAGCCGCGCAGCTTCCGCCCTTGGCCGGTGCCAGCAGCGCACCCGCCCCGGCCAGCGCGCCTACGGGCGTGAGCGTGAGCAGCATGGACGGCATGAGCCGCGAACGCTGCCCCGTGTGCGAGGAGAAAGCCGTGATCCGCGAGGAAGGCTGCCTGAAGTGCCAGGCCTGCGGGTATAGCAAGTGTGGGTGA
- a CDS encoding NAD(P)H-dependent glycerol-3-phosphate dehydrogenase: MPLPVLGAGGWGTALAVNAARRRAPESAPVRLWARRPEFAAQLAASRVNAAYLPGVTLPDSVEVVADLGAAVAGADFALVVVPSVGVPELLAELVGLGLPRSLGVVLCAKGLAPDGGQLTALARGMGFARVAVLSGPNHAEEIGRGLPGATVVASQDDALARAVQRALMTPALRVYTSADETGVELGGVLKNVMALAAGLSDGLSLGDNAKAALITRGLREMGRYLVALGAQEDTVYGLSGLGDLVATATSRHSRNRAAGEAIARGETVAQGGKVVEGLRTAGLLDAWALAHGHDLPIVRAVARVAAGEWTPQAGIASLMGRDAKAEE; the protein is encoded by the coding sequence ATGCCGCTGCCGGTGCTGGGCGCGGGCGGCTGGGGCACGGCGCTGGCGGTGAACGCGGCCAGGAGGCGTGCGCCGGAGTCGGCACCGGTTCGGTTGTGGGCGAGGCGCCCGGAGTTCGCGGCGCAGCTTGCCGCGTCGCGGGTGAACGCGGCCTATCTACCGGGGGTGACGCTGCCGGACAGTGTGGAGGTGGTGGCCGATCTGGGCGCGGCGGTCGCGGGCGCGGACTTCGCGCTGGTGGTGGTGCCGAGCGTGGGCGTGCCGGAACTGCTGGCCGAGCTGGTCGGGCTGGGGCTTCCACGCTCGCTGGGCGTGGTGCTGTGCGCCAAGGGCCTCGCGCCGGACGGCGGGCAGCTCACGGCCCTGGCCCGCGGGATGGGCTTTGCGCGCGTGGCCGTGTTGAGCGGTCCGAACCACGCTGAGGAGATCGGGCGGGGCCTGCCGGGGGCGACGGTGGTCGCCAGCCAGGATGACGCGCTCGCGCGGGCGGTGCAGCGTGCCCTGATGACCCCGGCCCTGCGCGTGTACACCAGCGCCGACGAGACGGGCGTGGAGCTGGGCGGGGTGCTGAAGAACGTGATGGCCCTGGCGGCGGGCCTGAGCGACGGGCTGAGCCTGGGCGACAACGCGAAGGCGGCGCTGATCACGCGCGGCCTGCGCGAGATGGGCCGCTACCTGGTCGCGCTGGGCGCGCAGGAGGACACCGTGTATGGCCTGAGCGGGCTGGGCGATCTGGTCGCCACTGCCACCAGTCGCCACAGCCGCAACCGTGCGGCAGGCGAGGCCATCGCGCGCGGCGAAACGGTGGCGCAGGGAGGGAAGGTCGTGGAGGGCCTGCGGACGGCGGGCCTGCTGGACGCCTGGGCACTGGCGCACGGCCACGACCTGCCGATCGTCCGGGCGGTGGCACGTGTGGCGGCCGGCGAGTGGACACCGCAGGCGGGCATCGCGAGCCTGATGGGCCGGGATGCGAAGGCGGAGGAATAG
- a CDS encoding class I SAM-dependent methyltransferase, producing MQHEPFTALAAVYDAIMADVEYDHWADFVLTYARDGGLELRSASALDLACGTGGFTKELRAAGLDVTGLDGSAQMLAEARQRVPEVTFVPGDLRDFELGRRFDVITCVFDSLNNLLTPAELGQALARCRAHLKPGGLLAFDVNTRLGVRELWEDDAVEGLAPLPGGGEVHYHWSHHHEPDTNLGVVQAFCRVLGEDGSVQEFVETHRERGYDPADLTPLLAGLDFARFEIVEYPDFAPPTVDTPRVWVFAWAPA from the coding sequence ATGCAGCACGAGCCCTTCACCGCGCTGGCCGCCGTGTATGACGCGATCATGGCGGACGTGGAGTATGACCACTGGGCGGACTTCGTGCTCACCTATGCGCGGGATGGGGGCCTGGAGCTGCGCAGTGCGTCGGCACTGGATCTGGCGTGCGGCACCGGGGGCTTCACGAAGGAGCTGCGGGCCGCCGGACTGGATGTGACGGGCCTGGACGGCAGCGCCCAGATGCTCGCGGAGGCGCGACAGCGGGTGCCGGAGGTGACCTTCGTGCCAGGCGACCTGCGGGACTTCGAACTGGGACGGCGCTTCGACGTGATCACCTGTGTGTTCGACTCACTGAACAACCTGCTGACCCCGGCCGAGCTGGGACAGGCGCTGGCACGCTGCCGCGCGCATCTGAAGCCCGGCGGCCTGCTCGCTTTCGACGTGAACACCCGTCTGGGCGTGCGCGAGCTGTGGGAGGATGACGCGGTGGAGGGCCTGGCCCCGCTGCCGGGTGGCGGCGAGGTGCACTACCACTGGTCGCACCACCACGAGCCGGACACGAACCTGGGCGTGGTGCAGGCCTTCTGTCGTGTGCTGGGTGAGGACGGCAGCGTGCAGGAGTTCGTCGAGACGCACCGCGAGCGCGGGTACGACCCGGCGGACCTGACGCCGCTCCTCGCGGGCCTGGACTTCGCGCGCTTCGAGATCGTGGAATACCCGGACTTCGCGCCGCCGACGGTGGACACGCCGCGCGTGTGGGTGTTCGCGTGGGCTCCCGCGTAA
- a CDS encoding DUF2141 domain-containing protein, whose amino-acid sequence MKKLLTIAALGTLTLSACTLAGNPTKKDVTGQLHGFSANQNLGLAIIGFNNGQYTADGTESQIIDKFLTGGFSLDLPTNLPTGTYRVIVFKDANNNNRYDTGDTVLSKDNGKRLIYASKANQYYNGTKPGWNLVVLSNQYVQTTLLNNYDLDAM is encoded by the coding sequence ATGAAAAAACTGCTGACCATCGCCGCCCTCGGCACCCTGACCCTCAGCGCCTGCACCCTGGCTGGAAACCCCACCAAGAAAGACGTGACCGGGCAACTCCACGGCTTCAGCGCCAATCAGAACCTCGGTCTGGCCATCATCGGGTTCAACAACGGCCAGTACACCGCCGACGGAACCGAAAGCCAGATCATCGACAAGTTCCTCACCGGCGGCTTCAGCCTCGACCTGCCCACCAACCTGCCGACCGGCACGTACCGCGTGATCGTGTTCAAAGATGCCAACAACAACAACCGCTACGACACCGGCGATACGGTTCTGAGCAAGGACAACGGCAAGCGCCTGATTTACGCCAGCAAGGCCAACCAGTACTACAACGGTACCAAGCCCGGCTGGAACCTCGTGGTGCTCAGCAACCAGTACGTGCAGACCACCCTGCTCAACAACTACGACCTCGACGCGATGTAA